In Sulfurovum xiamenensis, a genomic segment contains:
- a CDS encoding UDP-N-acetylglucosamine 2-epimerase has translation MQHSKFILVTGHRRENFGQGFINICNALKKIAISNPNIDIVYPVHLNPNVQKPVKEPLSDVPNIYLILQWLYEEFVYMMEKSYFIITDSGGVQEEAPSLGKPVLVMKDTTERPEALDAGIVKLVGTDTELIGTKAYRQLKIL, from the coding sequence ATTCAGCATTCAAAATTCATTCTCGTTACGGGCCACAGAAGAGAAAACTTTGGTCAAGGTTTTATCAATATTTGCAATGCATTGAAAAAGATCGCTATTTCCAATCCAAATATCGATATTGTCTATCCTGTCCATTTAAACCCAAATGTACAAAAACCGGTAAAAGAGCCGCTTTCAGATGTACCAAATATCTACCTCATACTGCAATGGTTGTATGAAGAGTTTGTCTATATGATGGAGAAGTCATATTTCATCATTACAGACAGTGGTGGAGTGCAGGAGGAAGCACCTTCTTTAGGTAAGCCGGTGTTAGTAATGAAGGATACGACGGAACGTCCTGAAGCATTAGATGCAGGTATAGTCAAACTTGTTGGAACAGATACTGAGCTCATCGGCACAAAAGCTTATAGACAATTAAAAATCTTATAA
- a CDS encoding UDP-N-acetylglucosamine 2-epimerase, giving the protein MFDLVPDHDLNIMKPGQDLYDVVSNVLLGMKSILTDFKLDVVFVHGDTSTTFTAALAAFYQQISVAHIEAGLRTGDIYSPWPEEANRQLTTKITAHHFAPTATSKENLLKENVNERNIEVTGKTVIDALFLALKKIQNNPELEQEIVSTIEKAIDSSTFSIQNSFSLRATEEKTLVKVLSIFAMH; this is encoded by the coding sequence TTGTTTGATCTCGTGCCAGATCATGATCTTAATATCATGAAACCGGGGCAAGATCTTTATGATGTGGTATCTAATGTACTTCTTGGTATGAAGTCTATACTTACGGATTTTAAACTTGATGTGGTTTTTGTCCATGGTGATACATCGACGACTTTTACTGCAGCTCTGGCAGCATTCTATCAACAGATCAGTGTTGCACATATTGAAGCAGGTCTTAGAACGGGAGATATTTACTCACCTTGGCCAGAAGAGGCAAACCGCCAACTGACAACAAAGATCACTGCCCACCACTTTGCACCTACTGCTACATCCAAAGAGAACTTGCTTAAAGAGAATGTGAATGAACGCAATATAGAAGTCACAGGCAAAACCGTTATTGATGCACTGTTCTTAGCCTTAAAGAAGATTCAGAACAATCCTGAGCTAGAACAAGAAATTGTCTCTACCATAGAGAAGGCCATCGATAGTTCAACATTCAGCATTCAAAATTCATTCTCGTTACGGGCCACAGAAGAGAAAACTTTGGTCAAGGTTTTATCAATATTTGCAATGCATTGA
- a CDS encoding GDP-L-fucose synthase family protein, with the protein MNKDAKIYVAGHRGLVGSAIVSNLKAKGYTNVIGKTHAELDLLDQQAVASFFESEKPEYVFLAAAKVGGIVANNTYRADFIYENLQIQNNIIHQSYKNGVKKLMFLGSTCIYPKNAPQPMPEDCLLTDTLEYTNEPYAIAKIAGIKMCESYNLQYGTNYISVMPTNLYGPNDNFDLEKSHVLPALIRKIHLGKALENNDWKTIRADLNKLPIEGIDGSASEETIIDVLNKYGIKALNAQRSTLNATQIEIWGSGKPMREFLWSEDMADACVFLMENRDFADTYTLTDGSNTTCTPNEVQNLEVRNTHINIGTGVDISIKELAETIKEIIGFQGELYFNADKPDGTMKKLTDVSKLHGLGWEHSVDLKEGIEKMYQWYKKNY; encoded by the coding sequence GTGAATAAAGATGCTAAGATATATGTAGCCGGTCATAGAGGATTGGTAGGCTCTGCTATTGTCTCGAACCTTAAGGCCAAAGGCTACACTAATGTCATCGGAAAGACACATGCTGAACTTGATCTATTAGATCAACAGGCAGTGGCTTCTTTCTTTGAAAGCGAAAAGCCGGAGTATGTGTTCCTCGCAGCAGCAAAAGTAGGGGGCATCGTAGCCAACAACACTTATCGTGCAGATTTTATCTATGAAAATCTGCAGATACAGAACAACATCATCCACCAAAGTTATAAAAATGGTGTCAAGAAACTAATGTTTTTAGGTTCAACATGCATCTACCCAAAAAATGCACCACAACCCATGCCTGAAGATTGTTTGCTTACTGATACCCTTGAGTACACTAACGAACCATATGCCATAGCCAAGATAGCAGGCATCAAGATGTGTGAGAGTTACAATTTACAGTATGGCACCAACTACATCTCAGTCATGCCGACAAATCTTTATGGCCCTAACGATAATTTTGACCTTGAAAAGTCTCATGTACTTCCTGCACTGATAAGAAAGATCCATCTTGGAAAAGCATTAGAAAATAACGATTGGAAAACGATTAGAGCTGATCTAAATAAGTTACCTATTGAAGGCATCGATGGATCAGCTTCAGAGGAAACAATTATAGATGTATTAAATAAATACGGAATCAAGGCTCTTAACGCTCAACGCTCAACGCTTAACGCTACTCAAATAGAGATCTGGGGCTCAGGTAAGCCTATGCGTGAATTCCTTTGGTCAGAAGATATGGCAGATGCCTGTGTCTTCCTCATGGAAAATAGAGACTTTGCCGATACGTACACACTAACTGATGGTTCAAACACTACTTGCACACCGAACGAAGTACAAAACCTGGAAGTTCGTAATACCCATATCAACATTGGTACTGGTGTTGATATTTCCATTAAAGAACTTGCTGAGACTATCAAAGAAATTATTGGATTCCAAGGTGAACTCTACTTCAATGCCGATAAGCCTGACGGTACGATGAAGAAACTGACAGATGTCTCTAAACTCCATGGACTTGGATGGGAACATAGTGTTGATTTAAAAGAAGGAATTGAGAAAATGTACCAGTGGTATAAGAAAAATTATTAA
- the gmd gene encoding GDP-mannose 4,6-dehydratase, protein MAENKKVALITGITGQDGSYLAEFLLKKGYVVHGIKRRASLFNTDRIDHLYQDPHVENRNLILHYGDMTDSMNLTRIIQETQPDEIYNLAAMSHVAVSFETPEYVANADATGTLRILEAVRLLGLEKKTKIYQASTSELYGKVQEVPQTETTPFYPRSPYAVAKMYAYWITVNYREAYDMFACNGILFNHESPVRGETFVTRKITRAASKIALGLQDKLYLGNLDAKRDWGHAKDYVKMMWMILQADEPEDWVIATGVTTPVREFVRMAFAYAGIELEFKGEGVDEKAYVVSCSNPEYQVEIGKEVVGVDPRYFRPTEVDLLIGDPSKAEKKLGWKREYKLEELVNDMMASDLKLMTKDQYLKDGGYTIMNYFE, encoded by the coding sequence ATGGCAGAAAATAAAAAAGTAGCACTAATTACAGGGATCACAGGTCAAGATGGTTCTTACCTGGCAGAATTCCTGCTCAAAAAAGGATATGTAGTACATGGTATCAAAAGAAGAGCATCACTCTTTAACACAGACCGTATCGATCACCTCTATCAAGATCCTCACGTAGAAAATAGAAACCTTATCTTACACTATGGAGATATGACTGACTCTATGAACCTTACTCGTATTATTCAGGAGACACAGCCAGACGAGATCTACAACCTTGCTGCGATGAGTCATGTTGCCGTGTCATTTGAAACACCTGAATATGTTGCTAATGCAGATGCTACAGGAACTTTACGTATCTTGGAAGCAGTCAGACTCCTTGGACTTGAAAAAAAGACAAAGATCTACCAGGCATCCACTTCAGAACTGTATGGAAAAGTACAAGAAGTACCTCAAACAGAAACTACTCCTTTTTACCCAAGATCTCCTTATGCCGTAGCAAAAATGTATGCCTACTGGATCACGGTGAACTACCGTGAAGCGTATGATATGTTCGCATGTAACGGTATCTTGTTCAACCATGAATCACCGGTACGTGGAGAGACTTTTGTAACACGTAAGATCACCCGCGCAGCTTCTAAGATAGCCCTTGGTCTTCAAGACAAACTCTATCTTGGAAACCTTGATGCTAAACGTGATTGGGGTCATGCGAAAGATTATGTCAAAATGATGTGGATGATCCTACAGGCAGATGAACCAGAAGATTGGGTCATCGCTACAGGTGTTACGACTCCAGTAAGAGAGTTTGTACGTATGGCATTTGCTTATGCAGGAATAGAGTTGGAGTTCAAAGGGGAAGGTGTAGATGAAAAAGCTTATGTAGTCTCTTGTTCTAACCCAGAGTATCAGGTTGAGATTGGCAAAGAGGTGGTTGGTGTTGATCCTCGTTACTTCCGTCCGACAGAAGTTGATCTTCTTATTGGTGATCCATCCAAAGCAGAGAAAAAACTGGGCTGGAAAAGAGAGTATAAATTAGAAGAACTTGTCAATGATATGATGGCATCAGATCTTAAACTAATGACAAAAGACCAGTATCTTAAAGATGGTGGTTATACTATCATGAATTACTTCGAGTAG
- a CDS encoding GDP-mannose mannosyl hydrolase, producing the protein MKENNPGYLKGDLFKTIIENTPLVSVDIIVKHNGKVLLGKRVNKPAQGYWFTLGGRVLKNEPIKSAIHRICNMEIGMILPENPRFIGVFEHLYNDGIFDDVSTHYVNLAYEIEVSGLEDLPEDQHNEYRWFGLEELIQSDEVHKYVKDYFIVSKGTVPQQKES; encoded by the coding sequence TTGAAAGAAAATAATCCAGGGTATCTTAAAGGGGATCTGTTTAAAACTATTATTGAGAATACCCCACTTGTCTCTGTTGATATTATTGTGAAACATAATGGTAAAGTTTTACTTGGGAAAAGGGTCAATAAACCAGCCCAAGGGTACTGGTTTACATTGGGTGGCAGGGTACTCAAAAATGAGCCTATTAAGAGTGCCATACATCGTATCTGTAATATGGAAATAGGTATGATTCTACCTGAAAATCCAAGGTTTATAGGTGTATTTGAACATCTCTATAACGATGGCATTTTTGATGATGTTTCAACACACTATGTAAATCTTGCTTATGAGATAGAAGTATCAGGTCTTGAAGATCTGCCAGAAGATCAGCACAACGAGTATCGTTGGTTTGGTCTTGAAGAACTGATACAAAGCGATGAAGTACACAAGTATGTCAAAGATTATTTTATAGTATCAAAGGGTACAGTCCCACAGCAAAAGGAGAGTTAA
- a CDS encoding mannose-1-phosphate guanylyltransferase/mannose-6-phosphate isomerase, translating into MTNIILCGGSGTRLWPLSRTLMPKQFVKLFEGESLFQKTVSRNQKACDSQFIVSNAEQYFLAVDQIEELNINTSRYLLEPVGRNTAPAIALACFALNAEEIVLVTPSDHLIKNEQAYLEAIEKAKILAQSDNLVTFGITPQYPETGFGYIEANGESVLSFKEKPNALTAQAYLDAGNYYWNSGMFCFKAGVFLEELKQDSPEIYEASLSAFNNAKKDEMIRITYEDMLAIPEDSIDYAVMEKSSKVKVIPSDIAWSDLGSFESLDEEIASSDNIINIGSTNNLVLSPKQVATIDVDDLIIIDTADALLVSKKGSSQKVKEVVKSLKEQNSELPNIHVTAHRPWGTYTILDESNGYKVKRIVVKTGKRLSLQKHHHRSEHWVVVSGTAMVTKGTEEFTVTSNESTYISIGEVHRLENVGKIDLVMIEAQVGEYVGEDDIVRIEDDFERK; encoded by the coding sequence ATGACAAATATCATATTATGTGGAGGGAGTGGGACAAGACTTTGGCCACTTAGCCGTACACTCATGCCAAAACAGTTTGTTAAGCTTTTTGAAGGTGAATCTCTTTTCCAAAAGACAGTTTCCCGTAATCAGAAAGCATGTGACTCACAGTTCATCGTATCTAATGCTGAACAGTATTTTCTTGCAGTGGATCAGATAGAAGAACTCAATATTAATACATCTAGGTATCTTTTAGAACCAGTAGGAAGAAACACGGCACCAGCTATAGCACTTGCTTGTTTTGCGTTGAATGCAGAAGAGATTGTCCTTGTGACACCATCGGATCACCTTATTAAAAATGAGCAAGCGTATCTCGAAGCTATAGAGAAGGCAAAAATATTAGCACAATCAGACAATCTTGTGACTTTTGGTATCACACCGCAATACCCAGAGACAGGGTTTGGCTACATTGAGGCAAATGGTGAGTCAGTGCTTTCGTTTAAAGAGAAACCTAATGCCCTTACAGCTCAAGCTTACCTTGATGCAGGAAATTACTACTGGAACTCTGGAATGTTCTGTTTTAAAGCAGGTGTCTTTCTTGAAGAGTTAAAACAAGACTCCCCTGAGATCTACGAGGCTTCTTTGTCAGCATTTAACAATGCAAAGAAAGATGAGATGATCCGTATAACTTATGAAGATATGTTGGCTATTCCAGAAGACAGTATAGACTATGCCGTCATGGAAAAAAGTAGCAAGGTAAAAGTCATACCTTCAGACATTGCATGGAGTGACCTAGGAAGTTTTGAATCTTTGGATGAAGAGATAGCATCAAGTGATAATATTATCAATATTGGTTCAACCAATAACCTTGTTCTCTCACCTAAGCAAGTAGCAACAATAGATGTAGATGATTTGATCATTATCGATACAGCAGATGCACTGCTTGTTTCTAAAAAAGGGAGTAGCCAAAAGGTCAAAGAGGTAGTCAAATCACTTAAAGAACAAAACTCTGAACTGCCGAATATCCATGTCACGGCACATCGCCCTTGGGGTACCTATACCATACTGGATGAGTCTAATGGCTATAAAGTGAAACGTATCGTTGTGAAAACAGGTAAACGTCTTTCTTTACAAAAGCACCATCACCGTTCTGAACACTGGGTGGTGGTAAGCGGTACAGCAATGGTCACAAAAGGTACAGAAGAGTTTACTGTGACTTCAAATGAATCAACATATATCTCTATAGGTGAAGTCCACCGTCTTGAGAATGTTGGGAAGATTGACCTTGTGATGATCGAAGCACAGGTAGGCGAGTATGTGGGTGAAGATGATATTGTACGTATAGAGGATGATTTTGAAAGAAAATAA
- the galU gene encoding UTP--glucose-1-phosphate uridylyltransferase GalU, giving the protein MGEKNLRIRKCLFPAAGYGTRFLPATKATPKEMLPVLTKPLIQYGVEEALEAGLNTMAIITGRGKRAIEDHFDIMYELEHQIKGTSKEHLLDEICSLITQCTFSYTRQVEMKGLGHAILTGETLIGNEPFAVILADDLCTNVNDGVLKQMIEVFEKYQCSVVAIEEVPKEETYKYGIIAGKLVDNTDDTYRVTDMVEKPDPKDAPTNMAIIGRYILTPDIFDILRETKPGKNGEIQITDALLEQAKRGKVIAYKFDGQRFDCGSVDGFVAATNHFYNKM; this is encoded by the coding sequence ATGGGAGAAAAAAATTTGAGAATCAGAAAATGTCTATTTCCCGCTGCAGGATACGGTACCCGTTTCTTACCAGCGACCAAAGCCACCCCAAAAGAGATGCTACCGGTCCTCACTAAACCACTTATCCAGTATGGGGTAGAAGAAGCACTTGAAGCGGGTCTGAATACGATGGCGATCATTACAGGTCGTGGTAAACGTGCCATCGAAGACCATTTTGACATCATGTATGAACTTGAACATCAGATCAAAGGTACAAGCAAGGAGCACCTCCTTGATGAGATATGTTCTCTTATCACCCAATGCACCTTCTCATACACAAGACAAGTAGAGATGAAAGGTTTGGGACATGCTATTCTTACAGGTGAAACGCTGATAGGAAATGAACCATTTGCTGTGATTCTCGCAGATGATCTCTGTACCAATGTGAATGATGGTGTACTTAAACAGATGATCGAAGTTTTTGAAAAGTATCAATGTTCTGTTGTAGCTATCGAAGAAGTTCCTAAGGAAGAGACATATAAGTATGGTATCATAGCCGGAAAACTGGTCGATAATACGGACGATACCTACAGAGTGACAGATATGGTGGAAAAACCAGATCCAAAAGATGCACCAACGAACATGGCCATCATCGGACGCTACATCCTGACTCCTGACATCTTTGATATACTTAGAGAGACAAAACCAGGAAAAAATGGTGAGATCCAGATCACAGATGCTCTTCTTGAGCAGGCGAAGAGGGGTAAGGTGATCGCTTATAAATTTGATGGGCAACGTTTTGATTGTGGTTCTGTGGATGGGTTTGTTGCAGCGACGAACCACTTTTATAACAAGATGTGA
- the galE gene encoding UDP-glucose 4-epimerase GalE — protein MHILVTGGAGYIGSHIVKLLLENSNHKITILDNLVTGFQATIDTLTVIAKENNVTLNFMEEDLSDFSKIENIMHENQFDAIIHFAASLVVPESVENPLKYYLNNTANTANLIKCATENGVKKFIFSSTAATYGEPDATVVNLETGLKESDPTDPINPYGMSKLMSERVLKDTAFAYDDFKYAALRYFNVAGSDPDGRIGQSTKNATLLIKVAAETAIGKREKMYIFGDDYPTHDGTGIRDYIHVVDLAQAHIEALEYLEDHDSDVFNVGYSRGFSVKEVIDTMKKVSGIDFTVEIKERRAGDPAILISDNTKIKNTMHWQPRYDDLEVICKTTLEWEKKI, from the coding sequence ATGCATATTCTTGTTACTGGTGGTGCAGGGTACATTGGTAGCCATATTGTAAAACTTTTGCTTGAAAATAGTAATCATAAAATTACTATTTTAGATAACCTTGTGACTGGATTTCAAGCGACTATTGATACATTAACTGTTATTGCAAAAGAAAACAATGTCACTTTGAATTTCATGGAAGAAGACCTTTCCGATTTTAGCAAGATTGAAAATATCATGCATGAAAATCAGTTTGATGCGATCATCCATTTTGCTGCTTCACTTGTGGTACCAGAAAGTGTTGAAAATCCTTTAAAATATTATCTTAACAATACTGCCAATACGGCTAACCTCATAAAGTGTGCCACAGAAAATGGAGTAAAGAAATTTATCTTCTCCTCAACAGCAGCAACGTATGGAGAGCCTGATGCTACTGTTGTAAACTTGGAAACTGGACTTAAAGAGAGTGATCCAACAGATCCTATCAACCCGTACGGGATGAGTAAACTCATGAGTGAAAGAGTACTCAAAGACACAGCCTTTGCTTATGATGATTTCAAGTATGCAGCACTGCGTTATTTTAATGTCGCGGGTTCTGATCCTGATGGCCGTATCGGTCAGTCCACCAAAAATGCTACACTGCTCATAAAAGTAGCTGCAGAAACTGCCATAGGCAAGCGTGAAAAGATGTATATCTTTGGAGACGATTATCCTACACATGATGGTACGGGTATCCGAGACTATATCCACGTAGTAGATCTTGCTCAGGCACATATAGAGGCTTTGGAGTATCTTGAAGATCATGATAGTGATGTGTTCAATGTAGGGTATAGTCGAGGCTTTTCGGTCAAAGAGGTCATTGATACCATGAAAAAAGTCTCCGGCATTGATTTTACGGTGGAGATCAAAGAGAGACGTGCAGGAGATCCTGCTATCCTTATCTCTGATAATACAAAGATCAAAAATACCATGCATTGGCAACCGCGATATGATGATCTGGAAGTCATCTGCAAAACAACACTCGAATGGGAGAAAAAAATTTGA
- a CDS encoding ORF6N domain-containing protein, with protein MMLDRDLAELYQVETKVLNQAVKRNIKRFPSDFMFQLSKEEFEN; from the coding sequence GTGATGCTCGATAGAGATCTGGCTGAACTATATCAAGTTGAGACAAAAGTACTAAATCAGGCAGTAAAAAGAAATATAAAAAGATTCCCAAGTGACTTTATGTTTCAGTTATCTAAAGAAGAGTTTGAAAATTGA
- a CDS encoding radical SAM protein — MSYKTERLTPNAEHSPKVIFGPIHSRRFGKSLGVDLSPGKKQCNFDCLYCELDPAKTMDTYEDVVSVEIVTTALKAALKEHGDIDFITLTANGEPTLYPYLSELIDEINSFKGSTKTLILSNAANIDDVNVQDALLKLDEVKLSLDCATQKCLQKLDRSHKGIEVEKIKAGMLAFKSRYEGPLVIEILIVKTLNDSKEEIAKLNEYLLKLQPTRIDIGTIDRPPAYDVKPVSYEKLLEISHLFDSSLPVYIASRKKAEISASSYSDEEILETLSKRPLTAEDIEALFDDESQNRVQDLLHEKKIKQVSTNGVDFYKKA, encoded by the coding sequence ATGTCTTATAAAACTGAACGCTTAACGCCTAACGCTGAACACTCACCAAAGGTGATCTTCGGTCCCATACATTCCAGACGTTTTGGTAAATCTTTAGGGGTTGACCTGAGTCCCGGTAAAAAACAGTGTAATTTTGACTGTCTCTACTGTGAACTGGACCCGGCTAAAACGATGGATACCTATGAGGATGTCGTAAGTGTAGAAATAGTCACCACTGCACTGAAAGCAGCGCTGAAAGAACATGGTGATATAGATTTCATCACCCTCACGGCCAATGGTGAACCCACTCTTTACCCCTATCTCTCAGAACTCATAGATGAGATCAACAGCTTTAAAGGCAGCACCAAGACACTCATCCTCTCCAATGCTGCCAACATCGATGATGTCAATGTACAGGATGCACTGCTGAAACTCGATGAAGTGAAACTCTCCCTGGACTGTGCCACCCAAAAATGCTTGCAAAAACTTGACCGTTCCCATAAGGGTATAGAGGTCGAGAAGATCAAAGCAGGGATGTTGGCCTTTAAAAGCAGATATGAAGGACCGCTCGTCATAGAGATACTCATCGTCAAAACACTCAATGACTCCAAAGAAGAGATCGCCAAACTCAATGAATACCTGCTGAAACTGCAACCCACACGTATAGATATAGGGACCATAGACAGACCGCCTGCCTATGATGTAAAGCCTGTCAGCTATGAAAAACTACTGGAGATCAGCCATCTTTTTGACAGTTCGTTGCCCGTCTACATAGCATCGCGAAAAAAAGCGGAGATCTCAGCTTCCAGCTACTCTGATGAAGAGATATTGGAGACTTTATCGAAACGTCCTTTGACTGCAGAAGATATCGAAGCACTTTTTGATGATGAGAGTCAAAACAGGGTACAAGATCTTCTCCATGAAAAGAAAATAAAGCAAGTTTCAACAAATGGCGTAGATTTTTACAAAAAAGCCTAA
- a CDS encoding HD domain-containing protein: MREHYRIAVEECELGIVGHKVFVRLKDIPMYLSKRTKDSIRNRYSHSMEVGLSTEYILNHLSRQLGNDVDLNFFKIGKIVGLLHDIGHTAFSHDGETILDSMLQKASATLDTPLRFNANLNNFRRIFKYEFYENLPDDVREYALASLVKRVHELEEYPEYLYLKQYVLNAIALEEKYLGSKGITIQNITGKTILCQAMDLADENRYRVTDIIDSLNIYTKEKLQEILLRSIKSEVRVKDIRKLLYLKTLTVPGYESVHYDKMKIKELLIALLNRSSNAKTEFQNTMNAISMAFNRNFRLREDGKLVPVDDEIEALRKEFQKVAAKYLWGSKKVQNIKKPFSHYFTTVADYFINKEFAMELIDSNTYKEKLTELQMSNIGEEVYLREKLSLMRNFLGGLTNLKIMELYKKISLLKFEAELGYQLGNRDKLVDKHTVEAFEKKLEKKRQRLFKERSHVL, encoded by the coding sequence ATGAGAGAACATTATCGCATCGCAGTCGAGGAATGTGAATTGGGGATCGTAGGACACAAGGTGTTCGTACGTCTCAAAGATATCCCGATGTACCTCTCTAAACGTACCAAGGACAGTATTAGAAACCGCTATAGCCATTCCATGGAAGTAGGCCTGAGCACAGAGTACATACTGAACCATCTGAGTAGACAACTTGGTAATGATGTGGATCTGAACTTTTTCAAGATAGGAAAGATCGTAGGGCTGTTGCATGACATCGGGCATACGGCATTCAGCCATGATGGAGAAACTATCTTGGACAGTATGTTACAAAAGGCTTCAGCTACCTTGGATACCCCTTTACGATTCAACGCAAACCTCAATAACTTCAGACGTATCTTCAAGTATGAGTTCTATGAGAACCTTCCGGACGATGTCAGAGAGTATGCTTTGGCTTCTTTGGTAAAGCGTGTGCATGAACTGGAAGAGTACCCTGAGTATCTCTATTTAAAACAGTATGTTCTCAATGCCATTGCCTTGGAGGAGAAGTACCTTGGATCCAAAGGCATCACGATCCAAAACATTACAGGTAAAACCATTTTGTGTCAGGCGATGGATCTGGCAGATGAGAACAGGTACCGCGTGACCGATATCATCGATTCGCTCAATATCTACACCAAAGAAAAACTGCAGGAGATCCTACTGCGTTCCATCAAGAGTGAAGTACGGGTAAAGGATATACGAAAACTGCTCTATTTGAAAACACTCACAGTGCCTGGCTATGAGAGCGTGCATTATGACAAGATGAAGATCAAAGAGCTGCTTATCGCACTGCTTAACCGTTCTAGCAATGCCAAAACGGAGTTTCAAAATACCATGAACGCTATCTCCATGGCTTTTAACAGGAACTTCCGATTAAGAGAAGACGGAAAACTTGTGCCAGTGGATGATGAGATAGAAGCCTTAAGAAAAGAGTTCCAGAAGGTCGCGGCGAAGTATCTTTGGGGTTCAAAAAAAGTGCAGAATATCAAGAAGCCTTTTAGTCACTATTTTACGACGGTGGCGGACTACTTTATTAACAAAGAGTTCGCGATGGAGCTGATCGACAGCAATACCTATAAAGAGAAGCTGACAGAATTGCAAATGAGTAATATAGGTGAGGAAGTCTATCTGAGAGAGAAGTTGAGTCTCATGCGGAATTTTCTGGGAGGATTGACCAATCTAAAGATCATGGAACTCTATAAGAAGATATCCCTCTTGAAGTTTGAAGCAGAACTGGGGTATCAACTGGGCAACCGTGATAAACTTGTAGATAAGCATACGGTAGAGGCTTTTGAAAAGAAGTTGGAAAAGAAGCGTCAAAGATTATTCAAAGAGAGAAGTCATGTCTTATAA